One window of the Pseudopipra pipra isolate bDixPip1 unplaced genomic scaffold, bDixPip1.hap1 HAP1_SCAFFOLD_56, whole genome shotgun sequence genome contains the following:
- the LOC135408675 gene encoding collagen alpha-1(I) chain-like — protein MGITPPDRQSASFMVGTTTAASRGLAFLSLARPRARHAAGRGSAGADPPPKPARPAGRRLGRAAPPDVLEETATRRGGRGPVPEAPSAGAARSAAGGGAATRCALRRYLRAGGASPRAFFFPPFSLSPLSGSPSRLRPHRRPALLAAGTHGRHPDPGRHRHLACFYPRTPEKLAGPRGRHTARYGEEAPPRREGRHLACHGKPTGRGDRPARTPASAAPLGRPRRSAGPPGALSHASRKASSIVTRGTAPRPLSLSLPLRGGRHVPQAADAGGPHATLHGSLPARQEAGAAGRPAPDNPRFRPRRAHGRPPQSGTSSVRKRHRTCRGATGFRPPRGRRLPPERPGDGDGEKNKKPPRKKHARLSLAVLATAARGSGRGPRPSLPDSLSLPTGSRLGGGRPLPGRSRALTHFLFPGALGVLRLKAAGAKIKKTEKKGREGAPLRPQPGPRPTDLRGTQPSGSQAGGAGPTARAARPPWLSRRPKRREGRGAAASPANGHRASPGLPGDSVGFSVCRRGRRPQPGRPAPPPSARWAGPRLRAEEGGTNKRAEARRGRRLARPSGGPVTEPLRQPAGPRRGRTPTASPRHAAGTAAARQPRTGRRHPGPGHLRGSREAAGEKARAGSALRAPAANRPQQCPPPPPDDGRRLKAGPPKGRDAAASPPSHTIAFARGPRGAGSRHRLGLDAAVGPPRAPLGRPSPALPRLRFRARLSSSSPVIGPARGSRSRAPRLSRAGLPAARGVGRPVARAEGRAAADAEEKGPSEPALLDNPCPQYGQTRPGAAAPPKRLEAPQRGGAREQAASRLDLTGGGARQRPLGRLPGPAATTGLPRKCRQAPKSRRSRVDLVALRRDAAGARAACGGRGGRIGRLRNRVDLMLASPGTG, from the exons ATGGGAATAACGCCGCCGGATCGCCAGTCGGCATCGTTTATGGTCGGAACTACGACG GCGGCCTCCCGCGGGCTCGCCTTCCTTTCCctcgcgcggccgcgcgcgcgccacgccgccggccgcggctcgGCTGGGGCTGACCCGCCCCCGAAGCcggcccggccggccggccggcggcTCGGCCGCGCGGCACCACCGGACGTGCTAGAGGAGACGGCGACCCGACGAGGCGGGCGCGGCCCGGTCCCCGAGGCCCCTTCGGCCGGGGCGGCTCGCTCggcagcgggcggcggcgcggcgaccCGCTGCGCTCTCCGGCGCTacctgcgggcggggggcgcttccccccgagcctttttctttcctcccttttctctctcgcctctctctggctcgccgtcgcggctccggccgcaccgccgcccggcgctgcTCGCGGCCGGCACCCACGGGCGCCACCCGGACCCAGGCCGGCACCGGCACCTCGCCTGTTTTtacccaaggacacctgaaaagctcgcggggccgcgcggccgTCACACAGCTCGGTACGGTGAAGAAGCCCCTCCCCGGCGGGAGGGGCGACACCTCGCCTGCCACGGGAAGCCCACGGGCAGAGGAGACCGCCCGGCCCGAACACCGGCCTCCGCCGCGCCTCTCGGCCGGCCACGGAGGAGCGCCGGCCCGCCGGGGGCCCTCTCCCACGCCTCCCGAAAAGCCTCATCCATCGTCACTCGGGGAACGGCCCCACGGCCACTCTCGCTCAGCCTGCCACTACGCGGAGGACGGCACGTGCCCCAGGCCGCCGACGCCGGCGGCCCGCACGCTACTCTCCACGGCTCTCTCCCGGCCCGGCAGGAGGCGGGTGCCGCCGGACGCCCGGCTCCGGACAACCCACGcttccggccccgccgggcccacgGCCGCCCCCCGCAGAGCGGCACCTCCAGCGTGCGAAAGCGCCACCGAACGTGCCGCGGGGCCACCGGCTTTCGCCCGCCTCGCGGCCGTCGGCTTCCCCCAGAAAGGCCGGGGGACGGCgacggggagaaaaacaaaaagcccccgaGAAAAAAGCACGCGCGCCTCTCGCTCGCCGTGCTAGCCACGGCcgcccggggctcggggcggggcccgcgcccCTCGCTCCCCGATTCCCTCtcgctgcccacgggctcgCGCCTCGGCGGCGGCCGGCCGCTGCCGGGCCGCTCTCGCGCTCTCAcgcactttctcttccctggcgcGCTCGGCGTGCTGCGGCTTAAGGCCGCCggagcaaaaatcaaaaaaacggaaaaaaaagGCCGGGAGGGCGCCCCACTTCGCCCGCAACCCGGCCCCCGGCCGACAGACCTTCGCGGAACCCAGCCCTCCGGCAGCCAGGCCGGCGGGGCAGGCCCGACCGCAcgggccgcccggccgccgtgGCTCTCGCGCCGGcctaagaggagggaggggcgaggcgccgccgcctcgcccgccaACGGCCATCGTgcgtccccagggctccccggcgACTCTGTCGGGTTCTCGGTctgccggcgcggccgccggccacagcctggccggccggcgccgccgccttcgGCCCGCTGGGCGGGTCCCCGGCTTAGGGCCGAGGAAGGGGGAACGAACAAAAGAGCCGAGGCGCGCCGAGGGCGCCGCCTCGCCCGACCATCGGGCGGTCCCGTCACCGAGCCCCTCCGGCAACCGGCCGGGCCCAGGCGAGGCCGCACGCCCACCGCCAGTCCCCGGCACGCCGCCGGCACCGCTGCCGCCCGGCAGCCGAGGACAGGGCGCCGCCACCCAGGCCCGGGCCATCTTCGGGGCTCTCGGGAGGCGGCCGGGGAAAAAGCCCGCGCGGGCTCGGCCCTTCGAGCCCCGGCCGCCAACCGCCCGCAACaatgcccgccgccgccgccggacgaCGGGCGCCGGCTTAAGGCCGGCCCACCGAAAGGACGagacgccgccgcctcgccgccctCGCACACCATCGCCTTCGCCCGGGGCCCTCGGGGAGCCGGCAGCCGCCACCGGCTCGGGCTGGACGCTGCTGTCGGGCCCCCGCGGGCCCCCCTCGGCCGTCCCAGTCCCGCACTCCCTCGGCTGCGCTTTCGCGCTCGGCTCTCGTCTTCCTCTCCCGTCATCGGGCCCGCCCGAGGAAGCCGGTCGAGAGCCCCGCGGCTTTCTCGCGCCGGCCTTCCTGCCGCTCGTGGGGTTGGCCGGCCCGTGGCACGCGCCGAAGGCCGCGCGGCAGCAGACGCGGAAGAAAAGGGGCCCTCGGAACCCGCGCTGCTAGACAACCCCTGCCCACAATACGGACAGACGCGTCCTGGCGCCGCCGCGCCTCCGAAGCGGCTCGAGGCTCCTCAGCGGGGAGGCGCGCGAGAGCAGGCCGCCTCTCGCCTAGACCTAACCGGAGGCGGCGCCCGACAGCGACCCCTTGGCCGACTTCCGGGGCCGGCCgcgacaacaggtctaccccgaAAATGCCGACAGGCGCCTAAGTCCCGCCGGAgccgggtagacctggtggccCTGCGCCGGGACGCCGCCGGGGCGCGGGCCGCctgcggcggccgcggcggccgcaTCGGCCGGCtccggaaccgggtagacctgatgctcgccagccccggaaccgggtag